A stretch of Porites lutea chromosome 5, jaPorLute2.1, whole genome shotgun sequence DNA encodes these proteins:
- the LOC140938438 gene encoding osteomodulin-like — translation MAMDNEQVPSGIPSNTVILNLAMTSLKDIGEDDFENLTLLKKLDLSQNQLRYIPQNTFRNLPLLAVINLRDNFISGGFYLPKTIGRLDLLNNLLSSDDLKVILKGLTKLSYLDVDENKLGPVLSADVFAGLSRLDIL, via the exons ATGGCCATGGATAATGAGCAAGTACCAAGCGGTATCCCTTCAAACACGGTGATATT AAATCTTGCGATGACTTCTTTGAAAGACATTGGCGAAGACGACTTTGAAAACCTCACTTTACTAAAAAAACT AGACCTATCACAAAACCAGCTGAGGTACATTCCACAGAACACCTTCAGGAATCTTCCATTACTTGCCGTCAT TAATCTTCGTGATAACTTCATTAGTGGAGGGTTTTATCTCCCCAAGACGATTGGCAGATT GGATCTTCTAAATAATTTGCTTTCATCAGACGATTTAAAAGTCATCCTCAAAGGATTAACGAAGCTAAGTTACCT GGACGTTGACGAAAATAAACTTGGTCCTGTTCTTTCAGCGGATGTTTTTGCTGGCTTAAGTAGACTCGACATTTTGTAA